The DNA sequence CTCTAGACCATCTCTAGGAAAACGTTTTGACATCTATGTCCATTGGGCGATACGATACGCAGAAGCGCGCTGGAtatttgctgtactgtatgtaccaagATTACACGGGGGGGAACCCCGGAGGTATAGCTGTCAAAATTCGTCTTAAAACACTGCCGAGCCTCCCTGTATCCGCTACTGACAGCTGCAGCTCTGCCCGTGAAGCCCGCGTCGTTAATTAAGTGTTAATTGAGGCTGTTCCGTTATTAGGTGCTAAGAGAAGGCAGCCTGCTTCAGACTGGCCCCGTGCTGTGTGATATTAGATCACAGAAGAGTGACCCGCAGATAAAACAGGGCCAGAGCCATGCCGTGGTGTTCGTGCCAGGGCTCTGTAACTTCAATGCGAGGGGTCAACTATTACAGCAACTGCGGGCTGCGGTTCTGTGGGttaaaaatactttgtttttctttctcaccCAAGGACAAGGACGCGCTGGGCGAAAGCAGGGCCTTGAGTGTGCGCGGCGTTACTTTGGCGCTGAAAAATAATGATCGTTAGAGGCGGTTATGTGCGTCAAGACGGGAACAATTTCGGGCGTCTGAAAAAAAACGAGTAAATCTTAACTTGACATCTGTTGTTTGAGATATCTGAGATTCCCCTAAATGATGAAAGCTACGgattaaaatacacaagataagaacACAGCCGGAAGGCCATTCGCCCAGCTTGGTGGCAGTTGAGTCGATTCCTCCCGATGATGGTTTGGGAGGTGCGGCTGGAAACGAAGAGGAATCGGAGGGAAATGGAAATTAATCCTCGGCGGATTTGCGCGAGAAGAAATGAAACTGAATTTCAAAGAAGCAGCGATGCATCGCGATCTTACGGTTTCTTTCCGCTGTGTGGGACTAAATCTGTTCCGCCGCTTCAAAAACATCATAAAAGAGAGATGGAGAGGCTGAAAACTGTGGCCCTCctccacccacacacacacaccaaaacTGCTGAATCTATGGGTTCTGTGTCAAACCGTAGAGTCGTCAGACGTCCCAGTTCTCATACGTGAGGTCAACTCACGCTGTTACTGAAATACTTTCCTCACGCTGTTGTCAAAACACCTCCTCCCGCCTCCTCCGCAGAACAGATCAAAGTGTCTGTATACAAACAGATCTGATGGGTGTCTATGGATCCGTTCCTTGAATGTAAATATCGTTCAGAAAAGTGGAAGACACGGCGCGCTCCTGCCCCCTAGAGGACACGCTCTGTTCCTGCCGCCTGCCTGAAGCTGCAGAGCCTCCACCTGTGGCTCCGACGTGCGCTCAGGCAGCCGTGCAACAGAACGGAAACATCCGCAGTGTCCGTCACTATTTCAGCGAACCCCCCCTCCGCCTCCGTTTCCTGAACAGGCCAACACTGTGGGGCCGGGCAGAGCCCCACCAGGAGCAGGAGCAACCACGCAAGAGAAATGAGGGGAAGAGAAAGAGAAGTGGCTGGACAGCGAGATCACCTGGGGGGTCCCGCGTCTCTTTACAGACTCCCCCCCCCAGTTCAACCAGTGAAACAGTTCTCCACTTCGCCGTCTGGTCCGCTGAAGAGGGGGTTTCAGTCTTTGCTACATGATTGCAATGAAAGCAACCGAGAAAATAAGGTGAATCTGCCTCAGCTCGCCTGATGGATGTAAATGTTACTATACAGAGATGTGAGGACACTAAGCACacaacagacacaaactcaTAGTGGGCCCGCTGGACTGAAGACCTGATGTAGAGAAATCCGCGAGGGGAAAATAATGTTAGGTCTGGGACACAGCTCagtataaaatgtttgttttttttaaaggatttagGATTGCATGTTATTTCAGAAAACAACGTAAACTCCTGGTCCTCCTATGGAGAGTGGGAGGTCAGCAGAGTCACAAGATAAAATGGAATTTTGCAAAAGGCAGAGGGGGGAGGGGAGAAATGTAACAGCCATGACCTGGAGGGACAGGGAAAGGCAACGGAGAGCCAAGGAAAGCGACGGGCCGGTCCTGCGGGAGACCTCTCAAGGATGCGTCACAGCGCCGTGGATCGATCCTTCCACAAcgcggcaaaaaaaaaaaaagtcaccttTGGTTTTGACACCTCTTCCCCCGGGCTGACGAGGCACGAAGAGACCGGGGGACTGCAGGATAGCGGAGCTCTCTCCCCGGCAGCGCGCCTCGTTAGGAACGACGGGAATGCCGTTTCCAcgtggggagagagaggaggaggcggaggagagcgATTTCATTATTATCCCCCCCAAGAAAAACATGGAACCCAGATGAAATAACAGGCTCAGACGCTGTATGGTATTCCATCTTGCCACCGTGCAGGGGGTATAAAGGCATACTTAAAGCGTACGCTGTTTGTTTTTACTTCATTTCCCCTCTcgcataaaaaaacaacaacatctgCTCCCTTCTGTTGTGTTTCAGCTCTGGCAGGGTTTGAACGGCAGtgactctcctctctcccttggGTTATGCTGGAAGTTGGAGGGCGCTGTGCTGTAGGTGTCACATCATCCACCTTTTTTCAAAAGCGTTTTCTATTCCGAACGCCGCGACAGCTCCAGATCGGGCTCAGCCTGTGAAGAAGACTTGTGAGGCGCTGCGTTCACAGAAACCGATCATTACAGATGCGCCGCATGGAGCGGAACAGCTACACACGCTGGAGGGCAGAATTTCAGTACCGCCACGGAACCGGCCACGGGGAATATACATCTATCAACTTTCGCTCGTCTGTTCTGGCACACTTGACTGAGCATTCTTCGCACACATGACTAACCTTCAAAATAACTCACTGTATTTGAGGACAAATACTGCTTTGTAAGACACACACGAGGCATGATCAACTGGAAGGGCAAATACATTCTACAAAAATACAAGAGCACATTAATATCAGCCGGAGAAGCTCACCTGACCCAAATATAAATTCAATTTTTCTAAAGTTAGGCACAAACTATACTGTAGGCTGTTCACTAAGGGACTGTTCGTTTTTAACCTGCAACCTGGGAAATCATGTTAAGAATGCCACGACTTCCCTGCTTTGCAAAACGCAGCTGGATTCTAATGGGCAGCTACTGTCCACAAACACAGCTTCGTTAATAATAACCCCTGTGCAAGGAGGCTAGCAGGCTTTGGGTCTTACCATTCCTGAGTTCTCTCAAGCCTGTCACCTATACAGCTGTAACAAAGCCCACTCTCTGCCCCCAACCTCCCTCTGCACCACCTCCTTCCTCACACCATCCCATTAGCAGAGGGGTGTTGGGGAAGTTACTTCTGAAACCAGGAACCCACTGCAGTTGAGTGAGGGAAGGCTCACTCCCTGCAGGAAGGTACAGTAAAGAAACACTGGagaacatttcggctgtggagtcttcttcaggctCGCCTCTCCAATCCATTACAGTTAGCAGTTTATATCTTGTAATATAACGAGAGGATTATCTTTTATAATTAACGAGAGgttatgggggggggggtcagtgttCTCCAGTACGGAGCAGGCAGCATGTATACAGTTattaaaacctgaaaaaaaatcctCCACACCAGAAATGTCatgaatttctttttaaaagcagtCTCCACCCCAACCCCACTCCACGCTGCCCTTCAGCACAGCTCCCAGTTTCTCAGAGAGCAGAAGGCACTTTCCGATGGGTCCTTCACATCAACACCCATCTCTCATGCTTCACCAGGCACCCAGCGTGGGTGCAGAGGAGGGCTCAGAGCCACACGCCAAGCCTGGCGAAGTGGTGTCACGACAGGGCTTCACCTTATCCCTCAGGGCGAGCGCTGCGGATCGCCCCCCCCCCGGCCCGCCGAGGGGGAGGGAAGGAAAAGGGAGGGAGCGTTTGACTCCTGCATGCGATCTTGGACCCATGGGGACGGGGGACTGCAGACGCATTCGAACCCACGTCCGACCCGCTGCAACGGAAAGAGGAGCAGCGGCGGACAAGGGAGAGGGGGCGAGGGGCTTGTGGGAAGGCGGCGCgccaggagcaggagagcacCGCCCAGGGCCCATCGCACACGCTGCAGCGCCGTCACTTCAGACTGCAGAGGGAGCGGTGTCCCCACCCGGCCTCCGCACTGGCACCCTCTCAGACACCCAGGAGAGCGCCGCCCAGGGCCCATCGCACACGCTGCAGCGCCGTCACTTCAGACTGCAGAGGGAGCGGTGTCCCCACCCGGCCTCCGCACTGGCACCCTCTCAGACACCCAAGACCCACAATCCCTCTCCCTGCCTCTCCTTTACAGAAACCAGCCCGAAACAAAGAGGTTTGCAAAACTAAAAATCACTTTTTATTGGGATCGTGGACCAATCCAACACTGGAAAATAGATAGATTCTGTTCAAGACATGTGAACACTTCGCAGGGGACGTGCACTGATCGATCTGGGAAATCGACAGCCTGCAGATTGATTAAAACGACGGCTCCAATCCCCTTCTGCCGTCTCCCTCGCGCAGCTGCCCTTAGGAAACGCCGATTCTTCCTCAGGCCATGCGGCGGATCGATTCCGGATGGCGTCAGGGGTCCGCTTACTAAAATCGTCCCCGTCAGCACGGACAGGAGCAGAGCGCTGGCTGCCCCTCTCCGAGGTGCTGATCGAGGCATTCGGTTCGAGAAAGGGCCAGGGCCCTCACATCTGACATCAATTCACAGAGGTGGCATTTAGAAATGAGGGGGGAAAAATCTGTTGATCAGAACGTTCTCAATAGCCCCTCTCTCAGCGGCCCCACTTGTGTCCTGTATGTCCACCATAAGCACTGGGATACTCATCAGGAAGAGCCTGATGAATCTGGTAACGGGGTGGTTATAAATGGGAGAGGCAAGGAGAAGATCAACTCGCTCCGGCGCCTGTTCTTCTGAATATTGATCCCTGTGCTTCCATTGGCGTCCTTCCGCATCTGTGAGAAAAGACGTTGCCAATTCACTGCGAGGGTGAGCCTAATAAACAGACAAGCCACCCCATCTTCAGGGATTTTCTTGGATCTTGAGAATTCCAAAGGAAAACAGCACCATTCACCTTAAGGTAAGACTGCAGAAGCGTATTTACAAGATGGCAAAATactaaaagtacaaaaaaaaaagagaagttcCTTCCGTCTTCCTTTACAGCGCGGTGCGTCACTGAGAGAGGTGCTGGAAGGGGCTGGGCTGCCATAGTGCTTTAGCTCAAAGGATCCCACAATGGCTGTAGGTTCCCCACCCCTGCAGTCTCGACACACAGGCTCCCTGTCAGTATTTCCCCGACGCACGCTGGGACTGAAACCGAGATGCTGGGCCACACTGCGGAATGTGGCCTAGTGGCCTAACCCAGCAAGAGATCACATGGCTTCCAACACCTTCATCCACTTCCTAGTAGATCACAGTCAATGGAGAGGGACTTGTTACAGCACTATTCTCTCTTACAGCAGCTGTGATGGCTTGTGCTCCCGGTGTTGCCGCAGCGATGGAGGCGGTTGCTAGGGCTGGGCCGGCAGTGCAGGCTGGACGCTTGGCTTCCGGGGCCTTGGGGCTCGGCTCTGACCGGTCAGTTTGTCACGGCTGCGGAGGGGGAGTGGTCATGCCAGAACCCGCGGCTGCGCAGACGGGGCGCCGGCGGCCGCCGCTGCAGGGGAGACCAGGGCCGAGGCTGTGGCCGGAGGGGCGGCGGCGGCGACCGTCGTTGCGGCGACGGAGGCGGTTGCCGGGGGCGGGTCGGCAGCccggggcggcggcggcggcggcctgGCGACGCTGATGGGAATGAAGGTGTTGGAGCAGCAGTGCTCGCTCAGGTACTCCCCGCCCTTCTCCTCGTAGTCCTTCCGGGTCACCCAGCCCTCTTCCCCTCCGGCATGGCGCAGGGCCCACTCCCGGGCCCCGTACCACCCGTCCAGCGCCGGCCGCGATGCCAGGGTCACCTAGAGAGGCCGAGGCAGAGAAGACACTGCAAACCCCCAGCGAAGAGACTCGCTGCGGTTATTACAAACCTGACAGCGCCTTGCTTAAACTGGAACTCCGTTGGGAGCTTAAGACACCGTTGCTTTCTGCTCCGATTCCAGCCACCCACACGGCACTGTGAAGACACCTCAGCCCATCGCCACTTCGCTCAGCTGCTACCTTCTCGCCACAGCTATTCTCACCGCCCTATAGGGCGGAGTCGGAGCGGGTAACCCCGTCTATGAAAGGGCGATTCAGCTGCGCGCGCTGGGGGCGTGCTGgtaggtaaattggcttctgggaagaccgGGCCTGGCGCgagtgtgtccgtgtgtgccctgcgatggactggcctcCCGTCCGGGGTGTACCCTACTTCCCGGGATAGGCTCCCGCCCCCCCGCTCACTCCCTGGATGGGAAGACGCGGccagaaaacggatggatgttGGGGAGGGCGAAACCCTGGCCTGACGCCCTGCCAGAACCCGAACTCTCACGCGGCACGCCGCTCCCCGGAGCCCCCCCCGGGACCCCGTTCCGTACCTGGAAGTGAGACTGGAAGGGCCGGATCGCCAGCAGCTCCCTCTCCACTCGCTCCTTCATCCCGGGGTACTGCAGGTTGCCTCCCGTCAGGAACACGTTCCCcgccagcgccccctgctgctcCGGGGTGTACCTGCACCCGAAAAACCACCACAGCTGATTGAGGACGACGTGAGGGCACTGCTTGGTGGGGCGTGCCGTCAGGCTCTTCGTTTggctttttgtatttaaatttgtatttaagtttgttaaatttatatttatctCATTTGCATTTCCCTTTAAATCAGtgtttatataaatgtaattctGTGCATTAAGAGGACTGCTACTCTTCCTTAATGACAGTGACTCACGGTTGGTTTGTTGATCCTGTTCCCTCCTACCCCTCATAAAAAGCACCAGTCCCCAGAGAGCACAGAACCACCTGCCCCATACATGACAAGCAAAAGCCCTGAGctcaaaaaaaattacaaagtcaTCAGAGTAAGATGACAGAAGGACTTTGCAGCCATGGTAACACTTTGCTTTTTCTATGTCTATATCTACTGCACTTACATCTCTATCTCCCCAGTACAGTAAAGATGCAAAACATGCATTTTCCTTTGATTTGCTTAGTTTGCATCCCGTTAGGTGGACAATCAGGGACCTGTGAACAGTTTTTTTCCCCGCTGGGAGCAAAAaccttgggaaaaaaaaccttgaatGCTGCAAGTCTGCATGTGACAGCGCGTTTGTGCACGCAGGCAAGGCTTGTGCGTCTGCAGCCCAGCATGCGTgcatgcgtgtgtgtgtgtaacacgGAGCCGGCACACCGGAGAGCCCCTGTGAGCTGCGCCGAGCCAGCACAAAGGAACACGCTTGTGTGCGCGCAGCGCAGTGCGACGCAGCCCTGCGGCTGTGGCAGGCCGCCGCTGAGagctgctgggggggggggggaggatgcATGCACTTGCCCACCTGTCCAAGATGTACTGCAGGGTCTCCATGACGCCCATCTGCTCCTCCCCGATGACGGAGGGCTGGAACAGGATCTCCGGCACACGCAGCCTCTCCGTGCCTACGAACAGCTGGTGATACTCTGCCAGGTTAAACACAggctggcgggcaggcaggagTGGGAGGAAGACATGAGACCGTAAGAAAAGATTCAAAGGAGTGCAGGCCGTTCGGTCCGTCTGGCAGACAGCAGCTTAGTAAACCAAGGACCTCATCAACACAGGGGCACAACACTTCTTCTTGGAAGAAGCCAAGgtactggcttcaacaacatggctgtgcaGCTGGGTCGGgatcccacagccctttgtgtaaagaagcgcctCCCGTTCTTGATTTTAACAGCACTTCCACCTGGTTCAATTCAACTTTTTCTCTGGGTCTCTGAATATTGACAGCAAAGACTGGAAAGAATGTTTGTAAATACATTGTATATACTGAAATGCAACTAATGCCATCAATTCCAATACTCATTTGTTAAGTGTTTATGTCTGtcattacatgtacagtatatatgaaggCTTATGAAcatataatacatatatatacactTCATAAACTCCCTCCCTAAAATATACTCAAATAAATGTCTACTGAGCACATAGGTCAATTAGAACAAATGCTATGTATACCCATAAAATGTTTCATTACCTGTGCAGGATTAGCAGGCTTGTCTGCTTCGGGCTGGTCCTCATTGAACTCGGGTTCGAGCTCAGCCACACCGTCCCCCTCCTCCATGGACTGCTCCAGCTCAGGGGTCTGCAGGACAGAGGTACAGGACTCCACCAACACGACAACGACTCTGAAGGGCCCTAAAGCACCGTCTCGCACTGCTGAGCAACCTGAGCCACGCCAGGGCCTTCCTGTAAGGCAGTGGTGCCCAGTGCTGGTCCTGGTGAGCCTCACACCTGCTGCTCTTTATTCCACCCCACCTTCACTGCATAACTGAAGCCTTGATTGACCCAAGACTCTGCTTCGTTGGAATATCTCCATCTTGCATCTAATCACAGGTTTGGGAATTTCACTTCCAAAACGCAACGGTTATTAACGGTTAGATCAGCGTTCCCACCActggaaaaaaattcaaaaaaatGAAGGGTCTTAAAAAACAAGGCGCATGACGTTTCTTATGAAATCGAATCCCCAGATTAGTGCACAGAATAATGACTTCTAATTTCTGTTTCAGGCTCGTCACCACTGGGGCTTCAAAAAAACTAAATCAGAAACAATGAGACCAAATCAGCAAGTGAGCCGAAGCAGTGGAGACCGGCGAGGGAGAGGAGCCTGGGTTCATCAGCTGAGAGACCCGATACAGAGGCGGTGCAGTGCTCGGTCACGGACAGCAGGGGGCACTGTGCACCAGCTCGTGTTACAATCCAGCTGGTTCTGCCTTTTTAAACCAGAAGACGTGCTTCACTTCAGATGGTGGTAGTTTTacgaaaacaatgaaaaaaaagaaagggtaTCGTTAAAATAAAGCGCCTTTTTTTGTCAATAAGTTTAACCACATGCCCACTGGGGAATGGGGTTATTTCTATCTTAAGAACAACGtcccattaaaattaaaacagacaGTAATGCTCCCTCCATATTGTAGTGATATATGGCCCCACCTTGTGGTTGAGGTGGGTAGTGCATCATGCTCATCAACAGATACAGAACCAGGGGATtcgtttttttcttcattttatgaCTCCTTTTAGATGAGAGGCTTCTGTAGTGGTAGCACTTGGCATGAGGATATTTCCAAGTTCTTCAGCTTTGTTGCATTAAGTACTTAAGTGATAAGAATAAACCCATGTTTGCTTGGATAGAAGCAACCACCCTGCTTCTGGAAAACTATCATAAACACTTATTTCTTTCTCCTCTGTGTGCAACTAGCTTGTATTTTACTGCTCTGCTGAGCGCAGCTGGAGTATGTGTCACTGCCCTGCCATGCGCAGCTGGATTGTATTTTCCTGCTCTGCCGTGCGCAGCTGGAGCATGTGTCACTGCCCTGCCATGCGCAGCTGGATTGTATTTTACTGCTCTGCTGTGCACAGCTGGATTGTATTTTACTGCTCTGCTGTGCACAGCTGGATTGTATTTTACTGCACTGCCGTGCGCAGCTGGAGCATGTGTTACTGCACTGCTGTGCGCAGCTGGAGCATGTGTCACTGCCCTGCCATGCGCAGCTAGAGCATATGTCACTGCCCTGCCATGCGCAGCTGGATTGTATTTTACTGCACTGCCGTGCGCAGCTGGAGCATGTGTCACTGCCCTGCCGTGCGCAGCTGGATTGTATTTTACTGCACTGCCGTGCGCAGCTGGAGCATGTGTCACTGCCCTGCCATGCGCAGATAGAGCATATGTCACTGCCCTGCCGTGCGCAGCTGGATTGTATTTTACTGCACTGCTGTGCGCAGCTGGAGCATGTGTCACTGCCCTGCCGTGCGCAGCTGGATTGTATTTTACTGCACTGCCGTGCGCAGCTGGAGCATGTGTCACTGCCCTGCCGTGCGCAGCTGGATTGTATTTTACTGCACTGCCGTGCGCAGCTGGAGCATGTGTCACTGCCCTGCCGTGCGCAGCTGGATTGTATTTTACTGCCCTGCCGTGCGCAGCTGGAGCGTGTGTCACTGCCCTGCCGTGCGCAGCTGGATTGTATTTTACTGCCCTGCCGTGCGCAGCTGGAGCGTGTGTCACTGCCCTGCCGTGCGCAGCTGGATTGTATTTTACTGCTCTGCTGTGCACAGCTGGATTGTATTTTACTGCACTGCCATGTGCAGCTGGAGCATGTGTCACCGCCCTGCCATGCGCAGCTGGAGCATGTGTCACCGCCCTGCCATGCGCAGCTGGAGCATATGTCACTGCCCTGCCATGCGCAGCTGGATTGTATTTTACTGCCCTGCCGTGTGCAGCTGGAGCATGTGTCACTGCCCTGCCGTGCGCAGCTGGATTGTATTTTACTGCCCTGCCATGCGCAGCTGGATTGTATTTTACTGCTCTGCTGTGCGCAGCTGGAGCACGTGCGCAGCCGTCCTCACCTCCGGCTTGCTGTCAGGCCCCTCCACCTGCAGGGCGCGCTGCCGGCCCTGCTCCACAGCCAGGCTGAGCTTGCTGATGTAGGACTGCAGCTCCTCTGCAGAGTCCATGTTGAGCTCCACCAGGGCCTTGTGGAACTGGTCCAGGAGACCGTCCTCTAGGAGCTCCTGGAGAGGAGGAACGCAGAAAAATTAAAAGCCGTGCTGCAGGTCTAGTAGCCTGGCAGTTATAAAAGCTGCCGATCAGCAAGAGATACGGCTCCCGTGCTGCTGGAGTGGACTTTGCAGGTATGTAGGGTGTAGTGTTGTGCAGGCTGTAGTCTGCAGGAGTGGCTGGTACCGATCGTCAACGTGCATCAGTGACGCGCTGGGGCAGGCTCAGACGCCGGGCCGCCGCCGTACCTGCACGGCCAGCAGCCTCTCGAGCCGCTCCTGATCCTGCTGCAGCTTCTCCTCGCGCCGCCGGGTGTTGAGCTCCTGCAGGCGGCGCAGCTGCTGCGCGCGCCTCTCCTGGCGCTCCTCCGCGCTCAGCGTGCCACCCGCCAGCTTCGAGGAGAAGGGCAGCTGTATCCGGTGGACCTCCCTCTCGTAGAAATCGGCGCAGCGCCACCGCTCCAGTTCTACAGGGGAAGCAGCAGAGCAGGCTGAGCAAAGCTCATGGCAGGGGCAGGAGCGTTTATTTCTGTGCTACGTTTATGCTCGTCTTGACCAACTAATACAATACCACAAGGCTCTAGTCACGTTCCTGCAAAGCCCTGGTTATTCATTGTGTTACCTGCGGAGGATTGCATTAATAGTGCCATCCCTAGCACAAGAGCAAGCAACTTCAGCCAATTCCTTTCCATTTCCTTGTGCGACTGATCTTTTGTCAATGAACAGACGATTAATGGCTTAACCAACCCCCTGCTGAGGACGAATTGAACAATTAAAGACCGCGAGTGGCTGCACCAGGGTCCCCGACTCCGCTCCTGGGCTCTGACCTTCCTGGTAGTCGAGGGCGGTGTAGCTGTGCTCGTGCAGCAGCTCCTCCATGCGGCTCAGGGTGATGGCCGCCAGGTGACCGGGGTACTTGAGCTGCAGGAGGCGCTGCAGGTACGAGGCTGCATGGCTGCCCCCCATGTTGACGCGCTTGCAGTTCCGGGCGTCAAGCCtgcgagaggaaaaaaaacacacgctGTGCTCTCGTATCACCTCGGGACGCACGTATGGGGTCTCCGAGCCCGTTGAGCCAGTGCCTCATCAGGTTTTTACTCCACGTCTGCTGCCAACCACCTAAATCCACTCCTTAATGACTTAATTGGATCAATTTGTCGCATTTTCTCAGGTGCTGCTGCTCTAAGACAACACTAGACAACACGCAGACACACCTCACCTCCTGCACATGGACTGGAGACACCGGATTTACTTTGACAGCACAAGTCAATCAAgaaaattatcatttttttctgcaatttaGAAAATACTATTAAAAGCAAACTAttttacacctactgtaggtgCATGTGTTGACAATCAGGCTTTTAATTAACTTAACCatctggagagagagagtgtggaAAATAAACATCGCCATCACGACCA is a window from the Lepisosteus oculatus isolate fLepOcu1 chromosome 16, fLepOcu1.hap2, whole genome shotgun sequence genome containing:
- the actr5 gene encoding actin-related protein 5 isoform X1 encodes the protein MSLKTIRKVLRLPNYYRAVPDPVLEVSPECLQPSPVPIVIDNGSFQTRAGWAGAGDEFSAPRLQFKSVAARSRGAARSETQIGNDIPNLEPLRWLLKSQFDRNVVVNFEIQELMFDYIFMHLGIATEGCVEHPVVLTEAPCNPLHCRQMMSELLFECYGVPRVSYGVDSLYSFYYNNVQRSLSAPHTGIVISSGYHCSHILPVINGRLDARNCKRVNMGGSHAASYLQRLLQLKYPGHLAAITLSRMEELLHEHSYTALDYQEELERWRCADFYEREVHRIQLPFSSKLAGGTLSAEERQERRAQQLRRLQELNTRRREEKLQQDQERLERLLAVQELLEDGLLDQFHKALVELNMDSAEELQSYISKLSLAVEQGRQRALQVEGPDSKPETPELEQSMEEGDGVAELEPEFNEDQPEADKPANPAQPVFNLAEYHQLFVGTERLRVPEILFQPSVIGEEQMGVMETLQYILDRYTPEQQGALAGNVFLTGGNLQYPGMKERVERELLAIRPFQSHFQVTLASRPALDGWYGAREWALRHAGGEEGWVTRKDYEEKGGEYLSEHCCSNTFIPISVARPPPPPPRAADPPPATASVAATTVAAAAPPATASALVSPAAAAAGAPSAQPRVLA
- the actr5 gene encoding actin-related protein 5 isoform X2, with the protein product MAAPAAAKIFSFQDYRAVPDPVLEVSPECLQPSPVPIVIDNGSFQTRAGWAGAGDEFSAPRLQFKSVAARSRGAARSETQIGNDIPNLEPLRWLLKSQFDRNVVVNFEIQELMFDYIFMHLGIATEGCVEHPVVLTEAPCNPLHCRQMMSELLFECYGVPRVSYGVDSLYSFYYNNVQRSLSAPHTGIVISSGYHCSHILPVINGRLDARNCKRVNMGGSHAASYLQRLLQLKYPGHLAAITLSRMEELLHEHSYTALDYQEELERWRCADFYEREVHRIQLPFSSKLAGGTLSAEERQERRAQQLRRLQELNTRRREEKLQQDQERLERLLAVQELLEDGLLDQFHKALVELNMDSAEELQSYISKLSLAVEQGRQRALQVEGPDSKPETPELEQSMEEGDGVAELEPEFNEDQPEADKPANPAQPVFNLAEYHQLFVGTERLRVPEILFQPSVIGEEQMGVMETLQYILDRYTPEQQGALAGNVFLTGGNLQYPGMKERVERELLAIRPFQSHFQVTLASRPALDGWYGAREWALRHAGGEEGWVTRKDYEEKGGEYLSEHCCSNTFIPISVARPPPPPPRAADPPPATASVAATTVAAAAPPATASALVSPAAAAAGAPSAQPRVLA